Within Sorangiineae bacterium MSr11367, the genomic segment ACCAGGCGATGGCGGCGGTGCTCGTGCACCTGCCACAGCTCCGCGTCGGGGATGTTCTGCGCCCGCGCCCAGAGGGCAGGGTCGTCCACCTCGTCGGCCCAGCGCGGGCCGAGGTAGCGCGTGTAAAGCTCGCCGTGCTCGGCGCTGATCCACGACGCGATGTGCACGCCGTTGGTGACCGATCCGATGGGCACCTCGTGCTCGGGCAGCTCCGGCCAGAGCGTCTTGTACATCTTGCGCGACACCTCACCGTGCAGCGCGCTCACGCCGTTGTAATGGTCGGCCGAGCGGATCGCGAGCACCGGCATGGAGAAGGGGCTCTTGGCATCGCGCGTATCGACCCGGCCGAGGCCGATCAACTGCTCCTCGCTGATGTTGAGCGCTGCGCGGTACGGCTCGAGGTAGCGGCGCACCAGCTCGGGTTGGAAGACGTCGTTGCCCGCGGGGACGGGCGTGTGCGTGGTGAAAATGCTGGCCGCGGAATTCGCCTCGCAGGCGACGGCGAAGCTGGCGCCGCGCTCGCGCATCAAGCGGCCGATGCGTTCGAGGGCGAGAAACGCGGAGTGCCCCTCGTTCATGTGGCAGGCCGTCGGACTCATGCCCATCGCCTCGAGGGCGTGCACGCCGCCGATGCCGAGCATGATCTCCTGCCGCACGCGGAACTCCTGGTCGCCGCCGTAGAGCGGGCCGGTGATGGCGCGGTCGACCTTGGCGTTCTCCTCGAGGTTGGCGTCGAGCAAAAAGAGGGGAACGCGGCCGACCTGCACGCGCCAGAGTTGCGCGAGCACGGTGCGATCGGGGTAGGCGACGCGGATGATGAGGCGCTTGCCGTCAGCGCTGTGGACCGGGAGCACGGGAAGGCGCGTCCAGTCGTTGATCGGGTAGCGTTCGCCCTGCCATCCGTCGTCGTTGAGCACCTGGCGGAAGTAGCCCTCGGCGTACGCGAGGCCGACGCCGACGAGCGGGAGCCCGAGATCGCTGGCCGTCTTGAGGTGATCGCCCGCGAGCACACCCAGGCCTCCCGAGTAGATGGGCAGGCTCTGATGGAGGCCGTACTCCATGGAGAAGTAGGCGATGCGCGCATCCTTCGCGTTGGGGTACGTCTTCTTGAACCAACCCTCGCGCGACATGTACGCGTTGAACGTGGTCCACGCGGTCTCGAGGTGGCTTAGAAACGCATCGTCCGTGGCGAGTTCGTCGAGCCTCTGTTGCGAGGCGCGCGACAAAAGTTCAATCGGGTTGCCGTAAACTTCGTCATAAAGGTCTGGATCGATTCGTACGAAGAGAGAACGTGCGACGGGCGACCACGACCACCAGAGGTTGTACGCGATGTCGCGCAATCGCTCGAGAGGTGCGGGGAGGCGCGGAAGGACTGTGTATCGACGAAGCGTCGGCATGGCGGCGATATTAAGCACGTCCTGGTTTAACGGAAAACCTTGCAGCAGAAGTGCTTGCGGAATTTGGCGCACAAAGCGAGGTTCTTTCTGTGGGCACCGCGGCGAGGGAAGAAAATTCGATCAAGAAAAACGGCCGAAAGAAACGACGCGGGTTGATCTTCGCCGCGGTGACGATGCTCGTCACGGCCGGCATCGCATGTGGTTCGAAGGCACCTCCGGCCCATGAGGCCAGTCGGGCTGTCGCGTCGTCCGGGAGCGCACGGCCGACGTGGAACATCTCCGCTTCGGAGGCCTACCAGGGGCGCAGCGACGACGACGCCGGGTGCGCGCAATATGGGTACGTCTTCACGGACGAGGCGCCGCACCGCATTTCGGATCATGTGCCCTTCGCCCTCGGCAGTGCCGCGGTACCGGCCGATGCCAAGGCGACCTTGGATCGGATTGCGGCGCAGCTCAACGATCCGCACCCGAAGGTCGTGCGTCTGGCCGTCCTCGGTTATTCCACGACGGGCGAAGATCGTGTGTTGAGCCAAGGTCGTGCGAATGCCGTATTGGGCGAGCTCCTCGCGCGCGGCGTGCCGAGCAACCGGGTCGAGTCCCATGCCGTGAAAGGCGAGCTGCCACCGGGGCTGCCTCGCGCCGCCGTGGTGTTCGAGGTGCTCGTCGAATACCGCGGCGGCATCCAGCGTTGGGCCGATGGCGGCTTGGTGGCCTGCGCGCCCAACGATCCATCGCTCGATTGCGCCATCCCGCCCGAGGCCATGCGTACCTGCATTCGAAAGCCGAAATGAACTTCTCTTATTTGGGAGCGCTGCCCAAAGGCGCGTTGAAGGTCCTCTACGAGGTGGCGCGGCATCTGCTGCGGCGCCCGGTGGTGGGCATCGTCATTGCGGCGCACACGCGCGATGGGCGGTGGTTGCTCATCCGTCGCGCGGACACGGGAACGTGGGCGATGCCGGGTGGTACGTTGGAGTGGGGCGAGACCTTGCGCAGCACCATGGTGCGTGAGTTGCTCGAGGAGACGGGGGTGCGCGGGCCGGTGTTCGAGCGGCTCGTGGGCGTCTTCTCGCGTCCCGATCGCGATATCCGCTTTCATGCGGTGAACGTGCTGGTCCGTTGCGAGATCGAGCCGCCCGAGACCAGCGAAACCAGAGCGAGCAGCGAGGTGAACCCTCTGGAGATCCGCGAGGTGCGGCTTTTCCGCGAGGACGAGGTGCCGCGGCCTCTGGCGATGGGCCTGGATGATTTGTTCGACCTGGCGCGTCGAGCCGAATCGAAGGACGCCATTCTGGAGTAAAGCCGGGGCAGAGCGGTATATTCTCGGCGGTGCCCCCCACGTCCGGTGCCGCGACCGCCCTGCCATCCGATTCCCCCGCGGGCGCAGCGGGTTCTCGCAACGCCGAACCGATGCGCATCGCCACCCTGCAGGGCGACGTGCCCCGCGCGCACTACCGGCGTGGGGAGCGGCGGCCCCGCGCGATTGCGTGGTTCGGGTTTACCGCCTTTTGGGGCCACCTTCGTCACTTGGTGGCCTCGGCCATCGCGACCGAGAACATCGACTCGCGCCAGTGGATGATCCCGGATGCACCCCCGCGCTTGGTCGAGCGTGCGGTGGGCGTCTTGTCGGATCGCGGGGCCACGAATGCTCCCACGTTGGTGGAGTCCTTGGGGCGCGATCTCTGGATCGATTTCGTCGCCGACACCGGGGACGACGTTTCGGTGAGCGAGGCGGTGGCGCGTCTCGTGTTCGGCACCTTCGAGCTGGAAGACGGCACCCGACTTCCACGCGGCGATGTGCTCATCCTCGGCGGCGATCTGGCCTATCCGGTGGCCACGGTGCGCGAGGTCTCGCGGCGGCTGGTCGTGCCCTGGAACCACGTGCTCGAGGAGATCGGCGACGAGACACCGCGCGTGCTGTTGGCCATCCCGGGCAACCACGATTGGTACGACGGGCTCGATGGATTCGCGCGTCTCTGCCAGGCGCCGTGCGCCTTCGAGCAAACCGATTCGCCTTTGAGCCAGCGGGCGCTCCACCCGGTTACCAACGAGTTTCCCGTCCTCGCATGGGCGGACGCCTTTCGCCGGGGCGTGGCCGTGGAAAAGCCCGACACGATGGCCCTCTTCGGGTACGTGCCCATCCAGCGTGCGAGCTATTTCCGGCTGCCGCTCGCGCCGACGCTCGAGCTCTTCGCCGTGGATCGCCAATTGAGGCACATCGATCCGAGGCAGCAATCGTACTTCCGCGTGCCGGGGGCTCCTGCGCGCGTCGTCATGATGCCGGATCCCGCACGTGCGAGCGGCGAGGTGCGCGAGTCGGGCGCCTCGATGCTCAAGTCCATTGGCATCGAGGCGTCGCTCGATCCGACGCTCTTCATCGCCGGCGACATCCACCACTACGAGCGCTCGGCCGAAGGTCAGAGCCTGCACGTTGTGGCAGGGGGCGGAGGCGCATTCTTGCATGGTGCACGCACCGCGCGGCGGGGTGCCTACGCAATCGACGCGGAATTCCCCGGTCCCGTGGCCTCCAAGCGGATGCTGCGCGGTCTGCCGTGGCACGTGGCCTGGGGCGGTGCGGGCTGGCTCATCACCAGCGTTTTCGCCATCGGGCACGCGCTGGCCTTGTCGGCGTACATCGACAAGAGTCCGCGCGCGGCGCTCGGCGTGGCCTGCATCATGAGCGCGTGCGTGGCGGTGGGGACGGCGCTTCTCATCGGCTGGCGGCGACACCGCGCGTGGCGTTCGGTGCCCTTTGCCATGGGGTTTGGCCTGCTCACGGGGCTCTTGCCGGTGGACGTCGCCGTCGTGATCGATCGATTGGGGGTCTACCTCATGGGGCCCGGGACATTGCCACGCACGGCCTGGATGGTGCTCGGCTGGGTCGTGGCCACCTGGGCGAGCGGCTTTGCCTTTGGCGGCATGCTGTCCATGATCCACCGGCTCGGGTTGAACCACTCGCAGCCGTTCGCGGCGCTGGGAAGCCCGGCATACCGGCACTTTCTCCGGCTGCGCATCGACCGCACGGGGCATGTCGAGGTGTTCGCCTTGGGCTTGGTCGACCCGCTCGCCGACGAAAAACCGGTGCTAATCGACCGATTTACCTGGAGTGCCGCGCGCGATGCGCAGCAAACTTGAGCGAACGGCCTGGACGGATATACAGTGAACGCGTGTCACTGCGTTCCAAGCTGAGTCGGCTGAGTGTGCCAGAGCCCGAGGCGGAGCCGGAAGTCGCACCGATCGCGCCGCCGGCCTCGAATACGCTCGACCAGCTGCGCGCGAAGATGAACGCCATCCTCGAGCGAAGCGGCATGGAGAAACGGCCAGCGCCGCGGGCGGTGGACACCGACGATCTTCCCTTCGCGAGCATCGAGACCGATTCGGGCCTTTTGCACGTGCGCAACTTCCGGCTCTCGCCAGCGCACCGCACGGGCCGGGCGCCATTGCTTCCGGCGCGGGATGCCAGCACGGAGCTCCTGGCCTTGCTCGCCCTCGATCCATCGCTCCAGGCTTGCCAGCTGGGCGGCGCGCTGTACCTGGACACCGAGACCACGGGCCTCAGCGGGGGCACCGGCACGGTGGCGTTTCTCGTGGGATTGGCCTTCTGGGAGGGTGGCGACTTCGTCGTGGAGCAGCTCCTCGTGCGCGAGCTCGGGGAAGAGGCGCCCATGCTCGAGCGCGTGGCCATGCGGCTGCAGAAGGCGACCATGATTGTCACCTTCAACGGCAAAGCCTTCGACATGCCGCTTTTGCGCACGCGCTTCGTCATGAACCGCATCGCGCCCCCGGAGAATCTCCCGCACCTCGATTTGCTGCACGTGGCGCGGAGGCTCCACAGGCCGCGGGGCATCACCTGCCGATTGACCAACATCGAGCGCGAGATCCTCGGATTCGAGCGCGACAACGACGTCGACTCGGCCGACGTGAGCGCTTGTTATTTCCACTTCCTCCGCACCGGCGACGGCAGCGCCTTGCGCCGGGTGGTCGAGCACAACTCGTGGGACGTCGTTTCGATGGCGGCGCTGGTCGGTCTCTACGGGGAACCGCTCGAGGGCTCGCAGCTCGATCCGGAGGATCTGGTCGGCGTGGCCCGCACCCTGAAGCGTGCGGGGGCCATGGATGGTGCGGCCGCGGCGGCGGAGACGGCCATTCGGCGCGGGGCCGGGCACGAATCCATCCGGGTGCGCGCGGAGATCGCCAAGGCCCGCGGCGACCGGGCACGGGCGCTCCTCGATTACAGCGCGCTGGCCGAGAAAATCGATTGCGACCGGGTCCGGCTGGAGTTGGCCAAGTTGTACGAGCACTACGTCAAGGAGCCGGCACGGGCACTCGCCCTGGTCGAACAGGGGACCGGCGAGTCGGAGCCCTCGCGACGGCACCGTGCCGCACGTCTCACGCGCAAGGCGAGGGATCAGGGGTTAGGGGTTAGGGATAAAGGAAGAGGAACGGCGAGCCTTTTTCGCGATCGTCCCTAACCCCTAATCCCTAACCCCTGACCCCTATGATAAATCCACCGGTATGACCGATACGTACGATCCGGCGAGCATCGAGCCCGTGTGGCAGCGCTACTGGGACGAGCACGCCACCTTCCGGGCGGAACGCCACCCCGGAAAACCGAAAATCTACATTCTCGATATGTTCCCGTACCCGTCCGGGGCCGGCCTTCATGTCGGTCATCCCGAGGGTTACACGGCGACGGACATCACCGCGCGCTACAAGCGCATGCAGGGCTTCGATGTCCTTCACCCCATGGGCTGGGACGCGTTCGGCCTGCCCGCCGAGCAGCACGCCATCGCCACGGGCACGCATCCGCGCGTGACCACGCTGAAGAACATCCAGACCTTCAAGCGGCAGCTCAAGAGCCTCGGCTTCTCCTTCGACTGGGAGCGCGAGATCGATAGCACCGCGCCCGAGTACGTCCGCTGGACGCAGTGGCTCTTCTTGCAGCTTTTCAAACGCGGTCTGGCGTCGCAGGAGAAGATCCCGGTCAATTGGTGCGCCGCGCTCGGCACCGTGCTGGCGAACGAAGAGGTCATCGACGGCCGCAGCGAACGCGGAAATCACCCCGTCGAGCGCCTGCCCCTGCGCCAGTGGCTCCTGAAGATCACGGCCTACGCGGACCAGTTGGCCGAAGGCCTGGACACCATCGACTGGCCCGAATCGACGAAGGCCAAGCAGCACCATTGGATCGGGCGCAGCGAAGGTGCACTCGCCGATTTCGCGGTCGAGGGTCACTCGAGCGCGAAAATCACGATCTTCACCACGCGCGTCGACACGCTCCCGGGCGCGACGTACGTCGTTCTCGCCCCCGAGCATCCGCTGGTGGAGGAGCTGACGGCGCCGGCGCAGCGCGAGTCGGTCAACGCGTACGTGCAGGCCGCGAAAAAGAAGAGCGACATCGAGCGTTCCGACGTGACCAAGAAGAAGACGGGCGTCGCGCTCGGGGCGTATGCCGTCAATCCCATCAACGGCGACAAAGTGCCTATTTGGATTGGCGACTACGTCATTGGAACCTACGGCACGGGGGCCATCATGGCCGTGCCGGGGCACGACGAGCGCGATCATGCGTTTGCCCTGGCCTACGGCCTGCCCATCGTGCAGGTGGTGGATCCCGCCCCGGGTAGCAAGGACACGGTCGACGTGCAGAAGGCCGCGTACACCGAAGATGGCGTATCCCATCTGCTCCGCTCCTTCGTGGAGATCCCCAACGGCGTGCCCAGCGCCGAGGTGCGCCGCCGCATCACCGATTGGTTGAAGTCGCAAGGCAAAGGCGG encodes:
- the glgP gene encoding alpha-glucan family phosphorylase, with amino-acid sequence MPTLRRYTVLPRLPAPLERLRDIAYNLWWSWSPVARSLFVRIDPDLYDEVYGNPIELLSRASQQRLDELATDDAFLSHLETAWTTFNAYMSREGWFKKTYPNAKDARIAYFSMEYGLHQSLPIYSGGLGVLAGDHLKTASDLGLPLVGVGLAYAEGYFRQVLNDDGWQGERYPINDWTRLPVLPVHSADGKRLIIRVAYPDRTVLAQLWRVQVGRVPLFLLDANLEENAKVDRAITGPLYGGDQEFRVRQEIMLGIGGVHALEAMGMSPTACHMNEGHSAFLALERIGRLMRERGASFAVACEANSAASIFTTHTPVPAGNDVFQPELVRRYLEPYRAALNISEEQLIGLGRVDTRDAKSPFSMPVLAIRSADHYNGVSALHGEVSRKMYKTLWPELPEHEVPIGSVTNGVHIASWISAEHGELYTRYLGPRWADEVDDPALWARAQNIPDAELWQVHEHRRHRLVQLCRHWRRVAAERRQLTPEDVERAEQVLDPRALTIGFARRFATYKRATLLFSDMARVKRLLGDPDRPVQLVFAGKAHPQDKGGKELIRSIVHASRDPELARRVVFIEDYDMRIARAMVAGVDVWLNTPRRPHEASGTSGMKAAANGALNCSVLDGWWAEAWARHGSEVGWAVGRGEEYEDGAGDALEAEVLYDLLERDVVPLFFDRTPHDQLPRAWIRRMKNSISKLIPEFNTARMVREYTDAFYVPAITLSKRLREGNLAEAERLTTWKEKVRAAWPQVAIQSVNVRSKEQLYSGEPLDVEALVHLGGLTPDDVVVELYHGQVAAGQDLSRGDVVPMKLVSRTEHGHLYRGAIPTKDSGSHAFAARVMPHNPILTHPYETNLVRWG
- a CDS encoding NUDIX hydrolase, encoding MNFSYLGALPKGALKVLYEVARHLLRRPVVGIVIAAHTRDGRWLLIRRADTGTWAMPGGTLEWGETLRSTMVRELLEETGVRGPVFERLVGVFSRPDRDIRFHAVNVLVRCEIEPPETSETRASSEVNPLEIREVRLFREDEVPRPLAMGLDDLFDLARRAESKDAILE
- a CDS encoding ribonuclease H-like domain-containing protein; this translates as MSLRSKLSRLSVPEPEAEPEVAPIAPPASNTLDQLRAKMNAILERSGMEKRPAPRAVDTDDLPFASIETDSGLLHVRNFRLSPAHRTGRAPLLPARDASTELLALLALDPSLQACQLGGALYLDTETTGLSGGTGTVAFLVGLAFWEGGDFVVEQLLVRELGEEAPMLERVAMRLQKATMIVTFNGKAFDMPLLRTRFVMNRIAPPENLPHLDLLHVARRLHRPRGITCRLTNIEREILGFERDNDVDSADVSACYFHFLRTGDGSALRRVVEHNSWDVVSMAALVGLYGEPLEGSQLDPEDLVGVARTLKRAGAMDGAAAAAETAIRRGAGHESIRVRAEIAKARGDRARALLDYSALAEKIDCDRVRLELAKLYEHYVKEPARALALVEQGTGESEPSRRHRAARLTRKARDQGLGVRDKGRGTASLFRDRP